A segment of the Rattus norvegicus strain BN/NHsdMcwi chromosome 16, GRCr8, whole genome shotgun sequence genome:
TCCCTCTGCTATCCAGTCTGACAAAAACTCCAACCCAGCAGAAAGACAGTGGCCTTCTTCCCAGTGCACTTGGGCTGTGCTCAGTCACCTCCACCGGGCCTGAAAGGTCACTTAGTAACCCCCCACCTCACCTACATTCTTAGtccctttgctctgggcacaTAGCCCTACTCCCAAACACGAGGCCGGTACCCAGTGCACTGCTTTTTGCTCCTTCACATTGGTGCCTCTGGCCACCATACTCCGATATCCTTTAGGATTTTATCCAGTTCCAACCTTCTCTCATATTTACTATTGTCTCTGAtggcatatatattttttttccatctttttaacctgagtatttcttatttacatttcgaatgttagtccccttcccggtttcccaggCAACATCTcccaaaccctccccctccccttctttatgggtattcccctccccatcttccccccattaccaccctccccccaaaaatcacgttcactgggggttcagtcttggcaggacccagggcttccccttccactggtgctcttactaggatattcattgctacctatgcagttggagcccagggtcagtccatgtatagtctttaggtagtggcttagaccctggaagctctagttgcttggcattgttgtacatatggggtctcaggccccttcaagctctttcagtcctttctaagattccttcaacgagggtcctattctcagttcagtggtttgctgctggcattcgcctatgtatttgctgtattctggctgtgtctctcaggagagatctacatctggttcctgtcgacctgcacttctttgcttcatccatcttatctagtttgttggctgtatatgtatgggccacatgtggggcaggctctgaatgggtgttccttcagcctctgttctaaactttgcctccctattccctccccacggtattcttgttccccttttaaagaaggagtgaagcattcacattttgatcatccgtcttgagtttcatgtgctctaggcatctagggtaattcaagcatttgggctaatagccacttatcaatgagtgcataccatgtgtgtttttctgtgattgggttacctcactcaggatgatattttccagttccctccatttgcctatgaatttcataaagtcattgtttttgatagctgagtaatattccattgtgtagatgtaccacattttctgtatccattcctctgttgaaggcatctgggttctttccagcttctggctattataaataaggctgctatgaacatagtggagcatgtgtctttgttatatgttggggcatcttttgggtatgtgcccaagagaggtatagctgggtcctcaggtagttcaatgtgcaattttctgaggaacctccagactgatttccagaatggttgtaccagtccgcaatcccaccaacaatggaggagtgttcctctttctccacatccttgccagcatcatgcagtcaccagagtttttgatcttagccattctcactggtatgaggtgaaatctcagggttgttttgatttgcatttcccttatgactaaagatgttggacttttctttaggtgtttctcagccatttggcattcctcagctgtgaaatttttgtttagctttgaacaccattttgtaatagggttatttgtctccctgcggtctaacttcttgagtatattttggatataagccctccttcagttataggattggtaaagatcttttcccaatctcttggttgcagttttgtcctaacaacagtgtcctttgccttacagaagctttgcagttttacgagatcccatttgtcgattcttgatcttagagcataaaccattgatgttttgttcaggaaattttctccagtgcccatgtgttcgagatgcttccccactttttcttctattagtttgggtgtatctggtttgatgtggaggtccttgatccacttggacttaagctttgtacagggtgataagcatgggtcgatccacattcttctacatgctgacctccagttgaacctgcaccatttgctgaaaatgctatcttttttccattggatggttttggctcctttgtcaaaaatcaagtgaccataggtgtgtgggttcatttctgggtcttcaactctattccactggtctatctgtctgtctctgtaccaataccatgcagtttttatcactattgctgtgtaatactgcttgagttcagggatagtgattcccccagaagtccttttattgttgaggattgttttagctatcctggggttttttaattattccagatgaatttgcaaattgttctgtctaactctttgaagaattggattggtattttgatggggattgcattgaatctgtagatagcttttggtaaaatgaccatttttactatattaatcctgccaatacatgagcatgggagatctttccattttctgaggtcttcttcaatttctttcttcagaggcttgaagtacttatcatacagatcttttacttgcttagttaaagtcacactgaggtattttatattatttgggactattatgaagggtgtcgtttccctaatttctttctcagcttgtttcccttttgtgtagaggaaggctactggtttatttgagttaattttatacccagccactttgctgaaggtgtttatcaggtttaatagttttctggtggaacttttgggatcacttaaatatactagcatatcatctgcaaatagtgatattttgacttcttcttttccagtctgtatccctttgatctccttttgttgtctgattgctctggctagaacttcaagaactatattgaataagtagggagagagtgggcagccttgtctagtccctgattttagtgggattgcttcaagttataTATTTTACCTCCATATGGTTAGTCATGCTAGTTGAAATATAAAATTCATGAGCATAGTGAGTTTGGTAATGATGTAATGTTTTAACCCAAAATAACAATTTAAGGAAAGATGATGGTTGGTactagatatatatatagatatatatatatatatatagatatatatatagatatatatagcaatcaaggagacaaagaagagaaaaaaatctcagatgtAAAACAAATAATGAACCGTGTGCACTGCTAGTTTGGAAGGCTGGAAAACCTCCCCTGCCCCTCTCATCTTAACTCCCACTTGGGGTCCACCTCATATAGACAGGCCTTCCTGCACTCTACCCTCAAGGTTAATCTTCCTGACTATCTTAActtttatctcaaaaacaaaaacactcgtTCTTAAGGAACTTTTGATCTCTGCACTTAAGAAACACTGACCTCCTCCAATTACACATCTAAGTTCCTTGGTAATCAATCTTCAGTCTAGACGCCAGGTGTGCCTGCCCTTACCACGCTGTGGGCCGCTCCATAAAGGAGGAAAGGCAGAAGAGCTATCCATGGCTGTTTTCCAGGATCACTTCCTGCTGTCTCTCATGATTTCCTCTGTCCATCCCAACAAACCACCTCTCTCCTCATCATTTGGAATTATGTTATTTCCAGTGCTTCACTTAGTAACTCCCCACAACACCCTGAAAGCCATCCCTGAATCACAGATCTCTATTTCCCAGGAACCCATCTCTAACTACAGGCTTTAGCGCCTACCAACAAATGACTACGACTTCGGATCTCATTTCATCTTCTCTCCTGgattcacatacactcactcatcTCCTCGATGTGAAAGCCTTAGAGTTTCAGGTACACACGATCATGTGCCCTCTCTTGTACTGTGTGGGTAGCTTCTGTTAGCATAACTCACCTCTACCCTGCGATCCCTCCTTCTCCATGGTCACCAGACAGGGGTTCTCCACTTCCTTATATCCCCTGATTGGTGACTTCCTTGTGACTGTTTTCTCAACCTCAGTTGTAATTGATTTTCTTCATCTTCAAAGGGGGCAATCATCTCTTCCTGATTGTTTTGCTTCTCACCTCTTGTACATTCTAAAATCTGTTGTTAGAATCAGCACAGACAGGCTATTGTCATACTAGAGCACCTGATACAACTCCCTCATGATTAGCACTTCAAGGTTTTGTGCTCCGTTGGGCTCAGTGGCATTGTACCCATTCCCACATGGAGAACACCTGCTTCTGTGGTGTGACCTCCCTTGCAGATCTAATTGACTTCTTCCCATTCAATGGGCTAACCATGCTTCTATGCCCCTATACCTTTGTACCAACTGTACCCTATGCTTGGAAATTTCTGCCCCCTCTCCCAACTTAACAAATTTCTGATCATCCAACATACCTTTCTCACCTTTCCCAAGGAGCCACTTCTTAATACTCCACAACTACTGTCTAAGATACACCCACATTAAAGAAAAGATACCAGTTCACTCTTTCTGTCCATTCAGATATTTATTTCCATGTGTATCTTACCCATGTTGCTTTTTCACATTTTCTTGGTATCCATGACAAAGAGAAGTAATTAAAATTATGTCTTAAATGAATGAACACATTGATTGAATGCTTTCCTATGAAGAGTTATTATTGCTACATCTTCCAGCATGAATGATGTGACACTGGAGATGTGTCTGAAGGTAGCAAGCCTTTTGTAAGGTAGTGTGTAGACAGCCTTAGTTGTTTAGTTTTGTCATAATAAAATGCTTAGGTTGCTGGACATGGAGAGAGATGTCTTTCTCTCTTTAGGGTCCTCTCTAGTACACTCACACCTAGAACATCGCCGGAGTCCAGGAGACCTTACAGGTGTGCAGGTCACTTCAGCTTCAGTGATCAGCCCCGTCAGAAGGGATGTAAGCAGcaggcttctttcttttttgaacagTAGCCCACTTGTGTTTCCATAAAATTACAGTATTTTTGACAGAATCCCTCATTTTTCTTGCAGTTGACAATTTGGTAATTTGGTCCAGGCTCTGTAAAAAGGAATGTGCAAATTAATATCATTAACTTATGCCAAGAATTAGTCACAGGTTATTTCTAAAGTAAGGCTATGATGCAGGGGATAACAGTATGAAATAGCTTGTAGTGTTCATAATTTCAAATTCCAATTCATGAACACAAGTCCAGATAGCACTCTGCTCCTTCAAAGTCCCACAAGTTCCTATATTAATGAAATGATGTTGTAATATTGCCTCACAGCACACTGTCAGAAAGAACATATGCCCCCGATTGTGCCTGGCTATATTTGTGGCGTGACAActgcatttcctttttctcttcccttagTGAACTAAGTCCTTTGACAGAGGAGGTTAATTCCAAGGAGGCAGAGATTATGATACATAGGGTAAGGAAGCAGTTAGAGGGGGTGGGACTGTACCTAATGAATATCATCAGGTATGTGCCAGCATTCAATTGTCTGCCATGTCCGCTGACCCCTGTCTCTGACTCAGAAATGACTTTGAGATTAAGGGCATTTTGGAAACTACCAACTCCTCCAGGCTCTGTGGCTTTGGAACTGACTCTGGGGTAGGGTGTGGGAACAGACAGGACGCCTGGATGTGACCAGAAGAGTCCAGAAGAATGTTTGGGCTCGTGGTACTTCACCACTCCCTTGTATCTGTCCCCACAGGAGGTGGCAAACAGCTCAGCCTGTCCTCTGCCTGCTTCCCAAGAAACCTGCCAGAACTTATCAAGTATTCCACAAATTCCAATTGAGAAAACGACCTCCAAGGCTGAGGGAAAAAGGAACTGGGTAGGAAGAGAATCGTCTCCTCTGGTCACTGCTTCATCAAGTAGGACGTCACCATAGTGAACTGAGACAACTCACCTCTTGGCCCCTCAAGGTTCCTATGACTTTGAGCCCCTTAAGGATCCACTTTCAGCAGAGGCTGCAGGATCTCCTGACACTCCTGACATCTAGGGAGACTGAACCATCTACACTGTGTCTCCACAGACAGTGACGCTCACCTCATCCCATCCACGCTGTCACCTCCCGTCACGTGGGCTCCATATTTCCCAAGTGGATGAACTTACTTTGATCTTGGATGCTTGACTTACCATGGTAAGGGGGGGTGCGTGGAGGGAAGCGTTTCACTCTGTGATGCAACAACCCAGACCCATTTCCTCCTTGGGCAGGAAATTCGTCCTGGGGGGAACTGGGGGGTTCAGTGACTAAGTGGTTAATGGACGAGGCACTGGACGACCCTGCTGAAATGAAGGATATTTAGAAACTCTCTATTCAGCAACTCAAGAGGATGGGGTGGGTTTCCACAGTGAGTGGGGGCTGGCAAGAGACTGGAATGAGCTGCAAGGGATCCACACAAACtctttatgtatgtattcatCCACATGCATGTACGTGTGCGGATATGGAAGTGGAAAGAGTGCGTGTGAGGAAACACGCCAGGACCAATGGGCACCTCAACAACGAACCCAGCCTCCATCATGGACATCACAGAGGCATTGCCAGGATCCCTAAATCTAAGCCTCAGTGTCCTCTGTATAGCatagaagaatgaggaggaatCCTTCCTCTTGGAAAACTAATGCCACCAACCCATCTGAGAACCCATCTCACTGACTTCCCCCCAAAAAGCCCACTAGGGAAGTGCGCCCTATACCGCAGGGCACACTGACGTCTATGGCTGCCCTAGACTTCCATACCTAAAGTGACACCTGCTGAAAGAGCCTGGGTCCAGGAACGAAGCCATGTTTCTGCTTTACCTGGAAGGAGCAGGGCTGCAAGGAGGAGGctgacaaaggaaggaaggagtctcCGTTTCATGGCTGTGGAGAGGACTGCAGGCACTGAAGTGCCCCGGGTGGGTGGGCAGTTGCTGCAGGCTCTCTTATAGCTGAGCTGGGAGTGTGGGCTGGGAGCCTCCAGACAGAGTGCACAGCCACAAAGGTCACTAGAAGATGCCCTTCTTCCCCCACTGTTCCCAGAACAAGCTTGAGTTACGTGGGTTTGTTTTTTGCAGGAAGTCAAGGACATGGCTGAAGACTTTGGGTGGCCTTGACGAACAAGAGAATCCGTGAAGGTAAATCAAGATGAAAGGCATGGAGAGGCAAAAGTAAATGTTATCAGCACTTCCATAGTTACTTTTCAGTAGCTTGCACAGAAGGCTGCAATGCTGATTCTGTGCTGTCTGCAGAACACGTTTGTCTCAGTGGAACACTGTCCTACATGAGAGCATGAGACACACCAGCTAGGCAGGGCTCCAGGGAGTCAGGTGGATTTAAAATATTCATCACTGCTCCTTCTTCTCCAGTCTCTGTGTTTAttcacccctccctcccttcttccctttctccctccctccctctctccctccctctctctctccctcccttcctcccttcctccctccctccctttctccttcattttctttgaccctctttcttttcattttaaattatctgagttatcttcatttttcctttccttcctctgaccTCCTGACAAGTCTAGGTGATGCCATTAACACCAATTCAATTCTGCAGGAAAACGTCCTACAGTTGAGGCCAGGTTTTCCCTTGTGGTGGTAACCACACACAAGCCtgttctcctccatcttctccccaGGTGGGTGTTTTGTCTCACTGACTTCTGTCAAGCATGCACATCCCTGAGAGTATAGTTCAGACCAAACCAAGATGCATAGTCTTTGGTTCAAGAGCTATTTAATCATGAAATACCCTATGTATTTTGCTCAGGGAATAATCCATGATACCAACACTCTCAGATTTGAATGTATGAGGTTattacatatacagcaaccagcaataaaaggaaaaagaaaaataagcaacagaaaaacaaTACAACATTGGAGTAGACACTTGTACACCATCCTATGAAAACTGCCTGAGGTAGACCCAGCCTCCAAAGCATTCACTTGGAGGGTGTGACCAAGAGAATCCCAGCAGAGCATCTCCTGAGACTGCCCCAGTGGTCCCCATGGTTCTAAAGTCTCCTTCTGTTCTGCTTTAGGACTTGCTCTGGGAGTGGTAGGGTGACCCAGAAAGATTTAGGTTCCATATATCTTCATAATCTATTGGAAAATGAGTCAACTACCCTGGTTCAAGCTTCAGTGGATACTGGAGCAGAGTCCAGTTTAATTTATGGTGACACAAAACTTGTTTAAAGAGAAGTCACTTACAATTATGGACAGGGGAAGGAGGTAATACAAAGCAAATGTAAATTGAAAAGTGGTCAGTGTTCAAAATGGCCGAATGCAGCAACGATGCTTCCCAAAGATTATTGATGGCACTGATAGAGGGAAACTAGATTTACATGAAGGACTTCCATTGAACATCAGCAGATCCCAGGAAGAGTTGCTATGGTAACGCTGTGTGAATGTGTCTCATTTGACATACATTTTGTTTGAACATAGAAAACATCTTAGGCTATTTGTGCAATTGAAAATACTCATCTCGGTGTGGAGAAAACCATGAGTGGGTTGAGAACAGAGCAGCAACCATGGGGATTGGGGGAAGCAAAAAGAGCATGCAGGAGACTGGCCCTGGGAACAGGGGCGCACACAGCAGTGTTACACAGTAAACGGGGCCTTAGACGTCTGGATGTACTCAACACTACAGTGCTGCTTTGTGCATGACATCTTGTCCCCTGAATCCATTAGATGGTGGGAAGTAAAAACATGAGACTTCAGGGCTAAAGCAGATATTACATGTTGCATATCCATGTGTTGATTATAATGTGTGACTATGCACATGAGAAGATCTTCAATATTGTCATCTCTTTATTACCTCCTGGGTGACATCTCAATTAATCTTGGAAATGGAAATGTGGGCAGGGAAAAATCTAGAGTAGCCAGTTTGGTCTCAGCAGCTTTTGTGAATCAAGTTCAACCTTTAAGAGATGCCCAAGAGGAGACTCACAGATGAGTGCGGTGAGCCTTGCCAGCTGCGTTTCCttgttttgagatttaaaatttcaatttGCTAACAGAACCATGGACGCTGTGGGGAGGACATAGGACGGTGTCCATTAGGGCTATGAGGAGCATGTAGAACACCCCCGAAAGAAAGAATTTCACACGGGGGAAGACAGAACAGACAGTAGAAGCCTCTTTGGAAAGGGAAGTCGACAGGGACTCCTTAGGATGGCAGTAAATGGGATGGTTCGCAGAACTAGACAAAAGTCGACGTGCTGAGCTTGTGGTCACACAGTGGAAATGGGGGTTTGAGATCTTCATTTTTCAAGCATGCAAGGAGTCACAGAATGTACCAGCTTTTCCAGTATCAGTTTGATCTGAAATGATTTTAGCCTTCCTATGACCCTGCTCAAATAACACAAAGGGACAGAATAAAACGTCTTATAAGAATTCTAAGGAATTAAAAACTCCTTTGAAGGACTAAAAACCTCACATCCTTGTAGATCTTAACAAGCCTATTGAAGCTGCCAATTCTAATGAAATTTTCACAGAATTTTAGACCTGAAAACTGAATTCAATTTCTCTCccactgtttcttcttttcttttcttttcccccatTTATTGAAGATAGTTTTCTTCCTCGTGTAATGTATCCTGACTATCATTTCCCTCTTTCtactcttcccagtttctccccacctcccctccatcCAGTCCACTCAATTTCTGTCTTCCATTATAGTACAAGCAGGAGAAGctgccctgagcagcctgctctcccagggcaTGTCCACCCTCCGGTCGCctctcctccacctccatcaGACCCCTTAGTCATatagacaggagcatgttgtcctctgaggggctccacccggcatctgactcagacagatgcagacacccacagccaaacagtggatggagcttggggactcttatggaagaagagaaggaaggattgtgggccctaAAGGGGatgggaactccacagaaagGCCAGCAGTCAACTAAACTGGACTCTTGGGACTCCCAGAGTCTGAGCCACCAAGCAAAACACATACATGAGCCAGACCTAGGCCTCCAGCACATATGCAGCAggtgtgcagcttggccttcatgtgggtcctgaacaactggaacggGGCCTATCCcagaagctgttgcctgtctgtgggataggttgttctagctgggctgccttgtctggcctcagtgggaaaggaagcaccTACCCTCGCAGATACTTGAACTGCTAGGGTCAGCGGATGCTCAGGGGGCCCCACCAactcagaagagaaggaggggaaggattgtgggaaagaGAGACTggaagggggcagtgagtgggatgtaaagtgaataagtaaaaataaataaatttaaatttaaaaaaacaagcaggggggctggagagatggttcagtggttaagagcattgactgctgtcctgagttcaattcccagcaaccacatagtggctcacaaccatctaacaggatccggtgccctcctctggtgtgtctgaagacagtgacagtgcacacacatacataaaataaataaatcttttaaaaatttaagcagGATTCTATGTACATGAAGGACCTGCCTCAGCCATTGGTTTACAAAGAGCAGACAGAGAACAGTGAGGAAGTGGAGTGTTCATGAGTGTGAACCACACGCTGAAGACTGGAGCCAGCTACTTGCACACACACCAAGAGAGCTCAGGGACAAGGCAAGGTTAAATGGAAGAGGGGAATTCAGAGGACAGACAAAGCTAAGGGAGGCTGGGAAGAGGAAGGCGACAGAGGCCACTGGGATAACAGAACCCAAACACTAGCTAGATGCCTGGAATGAGTTCTGCTGCTTGGCAGGCAGTACAGCGGTGTGACTGAGGTTTACAAAACTCAACTGTGTGTTTTACGAAGAGCTAGAAGAGGAATGTTCTCAGATTCCCAATCTCTCGGAAAGTTAATGgtaaaagggaaagaagaactAAGCACCCTAACTAGCACACAATACATTATATACCTGACTCAAAATAGTGCCCTGTACTGACAAAAATATATACAACTtgtatgcttttttttaatttgttttttattttttattcttctctcatactaTACATCCCAGCTGcaacctccctcccttctctcctaccCTGCCTCATCCCTGAATATTCCCTCTCACCAAGACCCAttgccttcagaaaagagcaggcttctcCCTGATATCACCCCATGTCTGCTGATTTTTAAGGAGCATTGATTAGGGAGCCACAATAGCAAGGTCATAGTTGTAGTGGGAATGGTGCCGTTCCCCTTGTGGGCTTGGTTCCTTTGAAGGAATCTCTtgaagcccctacccaaagactatacatggactgaccctggactctgacctcataggtagcaatgcatatcctagtaagagcaccagtggaaggggaagccctgggtcctgctaagactgaacccccagtgaactagactggtagggggagggcggcaatggggggagggttgggagggggacacccataaggaaggggaggggggagggggatgtttgcccggaaaccgggaaagggaataacacttgaaatgtatataagaaatactcaagttaataaaaaaaatatatatttaaaaaaaaagaaaaggaaaaaaaagaaaaaaagaaaaaaaaaaagaaaactgtgctGACCTTTGCCACTCTCAACAGTGAATGCTTTCCCTTAAACATGCTCATGAAGCAGCTCCACTCCCTCCCAGCACCTCAGTTTCTGGCTCtctgtgtttttggttttattgtgtTGGGAAAACCCAGAGCCTCCCTTGTTTTATCCTAGAGAAATATGCCATGCAAATAAAACCCATGACGCCTTGTGGCTATGCTAGAACCCTACAAACAAAGctgaaaggttaaaaaaaaatcctatgtgggggctggagagatggttcagaggttaagagcactgcctgctcttccggaggtgctgagttcaagcacatggtggctcacaaccatctgtaatgaggtctgatacCCTCTTACGACAAGCAGATgtgcatgcagatagagcactcatatatattaaattaataaaaaataaacctttaaaaagaaatgccTGACAgacatcttaaaaaacaaacaaacaaacaaacaaatcctatGTGAACACTGGCTTCCCTCATCTGAGACTCACCCAGGATAAACTCCTGAGCCCAAGCTAGGCTAATCCTCACATTCCTGTTTTCCAGGATGCAACAATGGGAGGAGTATTTGTGACATTTCTGTACTTTAACCCAATAACTGGCAAAGGCACTTGAGGGAGGAGAGGTTTATTATCATGGCTCACATATGAGCTGTTCTGTCCCACGAAGATGATGGCGGAGGAGGCTTGCTGCTGGGCCTTCTAGCATCTCAAAGGAGAAGGAGTGACCACTTCCTCCAGCACAGCTCTGCCTCCTAAAACATCTGCCACCAGGTAGAAAACAAATGTCTAAACACATGagcacatgagcctgtgggcACAGACACATTACGTCTGTCCCAGAAGGCAAGAAAGCCCGTGCTGGAAACCTTGCCTTCTCCATGCTGGCATTTCCCAGTGAAAGTCTGGGTAAAGAATCTGATCACCCACATTCCTTGCCAATCTTCAAGTTTTTCTTTCTCACCATTTCCTTGCTCCCACCCCCCAACTCCCTACCATACATAAATTTTAATCTGGAAAGCATACAGGCTCAAtttgcttcctcctcttcttcttcctctcctcttcttcctgctcccctcctcttcctcctcctctctttctcttccttctttttcttgtatAATGTAATCATTGGGGTCAGTCTGCCCTTTTAGGGAATGACTTAAATttttagcaaaataaaatataataaaataaaacaaaatctatcATATCAAAGTTGGACAATCCAAGTCATCAGAAAAATAACACCAGGAAAAGGAACAAGaacttgatgcctcagtgtaggggaatgtcagggcggggaggtgggaagggttggCGGGggaaccttcatagaagcagagggagggagaatgggaaagGGGggttatggacaagaaaccaggaaaatggttaataaaatttattataataattatagtaatagaaagaatcaaagactcactcactcacagatcaggaatcccataaaagaaCTAAACTggccagacccggtgagagagagacccaaccgcctggtcaggtgggcactcctgaggctgcagagcggaagagaccaccaacactgctcacccctgcccacatccctggcccaagaggaaactgtataaggcctctgggctcccatgggggagggcccaggagcggcaggacacctgcctgagacaccgccggaacctgaaagaaacagaccggataaacagttctctgcacccaaa
Coding sequences within it:
- the Spag11bl gene encoding sperm associated antigen 11b-like isoform X1 codes for the protein MSLTSCKKQTHVTQACSGNSGGRRASSSDLCGCALCLEAPSPHSQLSYKRACSNCPPTRGTSVPAVLSTAMKRRLLPSFVSLLLAALLLPGKAETWLRSWTQALSAGVTLGSSSASSINHLVTEPPSSPQDEFPAQGGNGSGLLHHRVKRFPPRTPPYHEPGPNYQIVNCKKNEGFCQKYCNFMETQVGYCSKKKEACCLHPF
- the Spag11bl gene encoding sperm associated antigen 11b-like precursor produces the protein MKRRLLPSFVSLLLAALLLPGSSSASSINHLVTEPPSSPQDEFPAQGGNGSGLLHHRVKRFPPRTPPYHEPGPNYQIVNCKKNEGFCQKYCNFMETQVGYCSKKKEACCLHPF